A single region of the Labrus bergylta chromosome 10, fLabBer1.1, whole genome shotgun sequence genome encodes:
- the sfr1 gene encoding swi5-dependent recombination DNA repair protein 1 homolog — translation MEITPKATKIKPVYSSPCDSVESSPSECKQEKHHQKLSSSLKERLKRTRRSFTSPLSVAKRLCVDEQEEDGRQVSADSRKTVHNSPLIIPHVDVNRNEVRTGSESFGPSPVPTRPPSQDLAQRDQLRKEVKDKMETLRRLKMVQMYRSKNDLTQLQTLVDKWRSCAQAALYELQSDVPIDGRKASLSELIDLFGLDGGFLHFDRTEEDFTT, via the exons ATGGAGATCACTCCCAAAGCAACTAAAATAAAACCAGTGTATTCTTCCCCGTGTGATTCGGTGGAGTCGAGCCCCTCTGAATGTAAACAGGAAAAG CATCATCAGAAGCTGAGCTCCTCTCTAAAGGAGAGGCTGAAGAGAACAAGGCGCTCCTTCACCTCGCCCCTGTCTGTGGCTAAACGCCTTTGTGTGGATGAACAGGAGGAGGATGGCAGACAAGTTTCAGCAGATTCCCGAAAGACAGTTCATAACTCTCCACTGATCATTCCCCACGTTGATGTAAACAGGAATGAAGTTAGAACAGGGAGTGAAAGTTTTGGACCCAGTCCAGTACCTACTCGTCCTCCTTCACAAGACTTGGCACAACGAGACCAACTGAGGAAGGAGGTCAAAGACAAGATGGAGACTCTGCGCAGACTGAAGATGGTTCAGATGTACAGAAGCAAG AATGATCTAACACAGCTCCAGACCCTGGTTGACAAGTGGCGGAGCTGTGCTCAGGCTGCTCTGTATGAGCTCCAGTCAGATGTCCCCATAGACGGGCGAAAGGCCAGCCTGTCAGAGCTCATTGACCTCTTTGGTCTGGACGGTGGTTTTTTGCACTTTGATCGCACAGAGGAGGACTTTACGAcctaa